The following coding sequences are from one Treponema bryantii window:
- a CDS encoding flavodoxin family protein → MKVLLVNGSPRPDSNTLLGLHEMEKIFAAQGIETEIFNIGNKDIRGCIACGRCGELGHCVFDDAVNEFAKKLEAADGMVVGTPVYYAAPNATVQAFLQRLFYSSHFDKTMKVGAGFICARRGGTTAAFDVLNKFFTISGMPIATSQYWNNIHGGAAGEAAEDAEGMQTLRVLARNMSFLMKSIALGKEQFGLPKKETHLWTNFI, encoded by the coding sequence ATGAAGGTTCTTTTGGTAAATGGAAGTCCACGTCCGGACAGCAATACTTTGCTTGGATTGCATGAGATGGAAAAGATTTTTGCGGCTCAGGGAATTGAAACTGAGATTTTTAATATTGGAAATAAAGATATCCGCGGTTGTATCGCCTGCGGAAGATGTGGAGAGCTTGGACATTGTGTTTTTGATGATGCCGTTAATGAGTTTGCCAAAAAACTTGAAGCTGCTGACGGAATGGTAGTAGGAACTCCTGTTTATTATGCTGCTCCAAATGCTACTGTACAGGCTTTTTTACAGCGTCTTTTCTATAGCAGCCATTTTGATAAGACAATGAAAGTTGGAGCCGGATTTATCTGTGCACGACGTGGTGGTACTACTGCTGCCTTTGATGTTTTGAATAAGTTCTTTACAATAAGCGGAATGCCTATCGCTACAAGTCAGTACTGGAACAATATTCACGGAGGAGCCGCTGGTGAAGCTGCTGAAGATGCAGAAGGTATGCAGACTCTCCGTGTTCTTGCCCGTAATATGAGCTTCCTTATGAAGTCCATAGCTCTCGGAAAAGAGCAGTTTGGCCTCCCTAAAAAAGAAACTCATCTATGGACAAACTTTATTTAA
- a CDS encoding glycoside hydrolase family 127 protein, whose amino-acid sequence MIKAFNLGDVILKDVFFTEVTQKDVDFLNTFDAYRLLYNFRVTAGLPNKASGPYSGWENTRIGGHTLGHYLTAAAQACAGGYGDCSGTDGITLKGRLKLIIEGLAECQNATGTGFVFGATMADPSKPELQFDKMEAADYNDTWVPWYTMHKIVNGLVETAKLADSDTAQRSLEVAEKLGEWIYNRTSRWTAEQRDHVLAVEYGAMNDCLYELYKVAKAAGYENAVHFKNAAHAFDEEKLFEDVLAASREGGKPDVLNNRHANCTIPKFVGAINRCVTLLEEGDDTAEQQKYLEYCKAFWKIVTERHTYITGGNSECEHFGRDNILDAERSNCNCETCNTHNMLKLTRTLFMLTGEKKYADYYENTFVNAILASVNRETGMTTYFQPMATGCFKTYCNIDVNKNYFWCCTGTGLENFTKLGDSLYFYDEDTLYVNQFVSSEVRWHSKNVVICQSSDLPESGKIELTVKAGESDFTIAIRIPDWVAGIPCFMINGVSASATKDIDYFYIKRSWKNGDKITVDFPMEIRAYNLPDNSRCFAFKYGPVVLAAELGRDSKMSLRQVGVQCDVCANKIVRGLEMPLNGNYGGTSGLKPLATETLLVEEPVDEFMKNINKHFEKQEGLRFILRNADWYGTLCFTPYYRINNQRYGIYWLFTDSQEEIRMLETMAQSSADSTANYIEGIGVGYGAQTEGNETTWPYMQETGTGSVADPHELTRYAKAGGSFSYMFKVLPDEDKKIYLDCTFLKTDEGKQIIIKSGDTLIADYTLSCDGDDEKFVKSFELLQSLTKGQKELRIEFSGKDGNESARLVAPVSTSWK is encoded by the coding sequence ATGATTAAGGCTTTCAATCTTGGTGATGTAATTCTTAAGGATGTTTTTTTTACTGAAGTTACACAGAAGGATGTTGATTTTCTGAACACTTTTGATGCATACAGACTTCTTTATAATTTCAGAGTAACTGCCGGCCTGCCTAATAAGGCAAGTGGACCTTACAGTGGGTGGGAAAATACAAGAATCGGCGGACATACACTGGGACATTATCTGACTGCCGCTGCCCAGGCTTGTGCAGGTGGTTACGGAGATTGTTCAGGAACTGACGGAATAACTCTTAAGGGCCGTTTAAAACTCATAATCGAAGGACTTGCAGAATGTCAGAATGCGACAGGTACAGGTTTTGTTTTTGGTGCCACTATGGCAGATCCTTCTAAGCCTGAACTTCAGTTTGATAAGATGGAAGCTGCTGATTATAACGATACCTGGGTGCCTTGGTACACAATGCACAAAATTGTGAATGGTCTTGTAGAGACTGCAAAGCTTGCAGATAGTGACACAGCCCAACGTTCACTTGAAGTGGCAGAAAAACTTGGTGAATGGATTTATAACCGTACCAGCCGTTGGACAGCTGAACAGAGAGACCATGTACTTGCCGTTGAATATGGCGCAATGAACGACTGCCTTTATGAGCTTTATAAAGTTGCAAAGGCCGCTGGTTATGAGAACGCAGTGCATTTTAAGAATGCGGCTCATGCTTTTGATGAAGAAAAACTTTTTGAAGATGTTCTGGCAGCCAGTCGCGAAGGTGGCAAGCCTGATGTTCTGAATAACAGGCACGCAAACTGTACAATCCCGAAATTTGTTGGCGCAATAAACCGCTGTGTAACTCTGCTTGAAGAAGGTGACGATACAGCCGAACAGCAGAAATATCTTGAGTACTGTAAGGCCTTCTGGAAAATCGTAACGGAGCGTCATACTTACATCACAGGTGGAAACAGTGAGTGTGAGCATTTTGGCCGCGATAATATTCTTGATGCAGAACGAAGTAACTGTAACTGCGAAACCTGTAATACTCATAATATGCTCAAATTAACCCGCACACTTTTCATGCTGACAGGCGAGAAAAAATATGCAGATTATTATGAGAACACTTTTGTAAATGCAATTCTTGCTTCTGTAAATCGTGAAACTGGAATGACAACTTATTTCCAGCCGATGGCTACAGGTTGTTTTAAGACTTATTGCAATATTGATGTAAATAAAAACTACTTCTGGTGCTGTACCGGAACCGGTCTTGAGAATTTCACAAAGCTTGGAGACAGTCTGTATTTTTATGATGAAGACACGCTTTATGTGAATCAGTTTGTAAGTTCGGAAGTAAGATGGCACTCTAAGAACGTAGTGATTTGTCAGAGTTCGGATCTGCCGGAAAGTGGAAAAATTGAATTAACTGTGAAGGCGGGTGAGTCTGATTTTACAATCGCTATTCGTATTCCAGACTGGGTTGCAGGCATTCCTTGTTTTATGATTAACGGAGTTTCTGCAAGTGCAACAAAAGATATCGATTATTTTTATATTAAACGAAGCTGGAAGAATGGAGATAAGATAACGGTTGATTTCCCTATGGAGATTCGTGCGTATAATCTTCCGGACAACAGCCGCTGCTTTGCGTTTAAGTATGGACCGGTGGTTTTGGCTGCGGAACTCGGCCGCGACAGTAAAATGTCTTTGCGACAGGTCGGGGTGCAGTGCGATGTTTGTGCAAATAAGATTGTCCGCGGACTCGAGATGCCGCTTAATGGAAACTACGGTGGAACCAGCGGACTTAAACCGCTTGCTACAGAGACACTGCTGGTGGAAGAACCTGTAGATGAGTTTATGAAGAATATCAATAAGCATTTTGAAAAACAGGAAGGTTTGAGATTTATTCTCAGAAATGCAGACTGGTATGGAACTCTTTGTTTTACTCCGTATTATAGAATCAATAATCAGCGATATGGTATTTACTGGCTGTTCACTGATTCTCAAGAAGAAATCAGAATGCTTGAGACTATGGCACAGAGTTCTGCAGACAGCACCGCAAATTATATTGAAGGAATCGGTGTGGGCTATGGTGCTCAGACAGAAGGAAATGAAACAACCTGGCCATATATGCAGGAAACTGGAACTGGTTCAGTTGCTGATCCTCACGAGCTTACCCGTTATGCAAAGGCAGGCGGAAGTTTCTCGTATATGTTTAAGGTTCTTCCAGATGAAGATAAAAAGATTTATCTGGATTGTACTTTCCTGAAAACAGATGAAGGTAAGCAGATAATTATAAAATCCGGTGACACACTGATTGCAGATTATACACTAAGTTGTGATGGTGATGATGAGAAGTTTGTAAAAAGCTTTGAATTACTACAGTCTCTGACAAAAGGTCAGAAAGAACTGAGAATAGAGTTCAGCGGAAAAGATGGTAATGAGTCGGCACGATTAGTAGCCCCGGTAAGTACAAGCTGGAAATAA
- a CDS encoding 4'-phosphopantetheinyl transferase family protein — translation MFYYEKCSPFRKNKIDRLVSLKDKKLSLGVDVLLKRLLIENGIYSQNEIPPVKISERGKPLFDKTENLFFSLSHSENMVMCAISDSLIGCDIEKITFSREECLSISKQFFNEHEYNCINTLKDEASQIAFYKIWTLKEAYAKCYDLSLSSILIKDITTEDNIMKTEIENNFVYSIVNKED, via the coding sequence TTGTTTTATTACGAAAAATGTTCTCCATTTCGGAAAAATAAAATTGATAGACTGGTATCTCTTAAAGATAAAAAATTATCATTAGGTGTCGATGTTTTATTAAAAAGATTGTTAATCGAAAATGGTATATACAGTCAAAATGAAATTCCTCCTGTAAAAATATCCGAAAGAGGAAAGCCGCTTTTTGATAAAACAGAGAACCTGTTTTTCAGTTTGTCTCATTCTGAAAATATGGTAATGTGTGCAATTAGTGATTCTTTAATTGGTTGTGATATTGAGAAAATTACCTTTTCGAGAGAGGAATGTTTATCAATTTCCAAACAATTTTTTAATGAACATGAATATAATTGTATTAATACTCTAAAAGATGAAGCTTCACAAATTGCATTTTATAAGATATGGACGTTAAAAGAGGCATATGCTAAATGTTATGATTTATCTTTAAGTTCCATTCTTATAAAAGATATTACAACTGAAGATAATATAATGAAAACAGAAATAGAGAATAATTTTGTTTATTCAATTGTAAATAAGGAGGATTGA
- a CDS encoding aspartate/glutamate racemase family protein translates to MKKIGLIGGTGPESTLVYYKELNTRINNKLGGIGFPEIAIESLNLHKALDLVAKKEYDELTDYIGKQIQNLENGGADIIALTAATMHVVFDKLKTTVHKPFISIPVTAAEYAVKKGFKKVGLFGTIFTMEQDYLSRAFVANGIEVCTPSKEDRLIVHDHIANELEYGIVKEESLKELISIIQKMKEEQGIEALILGCTELPLALNDNNCPVPCLDIMEIHIQKLVELI, encoded by the coding sequence ATGAAGAAAATTGGACTGATTGGTGGAACCGGACCTGAATCTACACTTGTATATTATAAGGAACTCAATACAAGAATTAATAATAAGCTGGGTGGAATTGGTTTTCCTGAAATAGCAATTGAAAGTTTGAATTTGCATAAGGCATTGGATCTTGTTGCAAAAAAAGAATATGACGAACTGACAGATTACATTGGTAAGCAAATCCAGAATCTTGAAAATGGCGGTGCAGATATAATTGCGCTAACTGCAGCAACAATGCATGTTGTTTTTGATAAATTAAAAACAACTGTTCATAAACCGTTTATTAGTATTCCGGTTACAGCTGCAGAATATGCTGTAAAGAAAGGTTTTAAAAAGGTAGGGCTTTTTGGAACCATTTTTACCATGGAACAGGATTACCTTTCCAGAGCGTTTGTTGCAAATGGAATTGAGGTATGTACACCTAGCAAAGAAGACAGACTTATTGTTCATGATCATATTGCGAATGAACTTGAATATGGAATTGTCAAAGAAGAATCTCTCAAAGAACTTATTTCGATTATTCAAAAAATGAAAGAAGAGCAGGGAATTGAAGCTCTTATATTGGGATGTACAGAATTACCTTTGGCATTGAATGATAATAATTGCCCGGTTCCTTGTCTTGATATTATGGAAATTCACATTCAGAAACTTGTTGAATTGATTTAG
- a CDS encoding MATE family efflux transporter, producing the protein MKTNMINMTEGSPVRLLLTFSVPMLIGNIFQQLYNLADSVIVGQLIGAQALAAIGATGSVTFFFFALCNGIGTGGGIITSHFFGEGNDGKVKVCIVNTAFIMVVVPLVIGALAFFTTKPLLVFLKTPESILDEAAAYMKIMCCALPLISIYNFVSSMLRALGDSKTPLYFLIFSCILNVILDIIFVYFLHQGVVGAGIATLIANFVCGLLCLAFAFKTNPYFKLHKKDVRLDANILLKCTRLGVPISLQFSLIAISCMALQRVVNNFGSVAVAAFTATSRIEQLIHQPYQTLGAALSTFSGQNFGAKKKDRLILGYRKSMLMMTIFTLVMIPIIQIFGNGITRVFVKDAEVISMGAQALRISSWFYIFLGLIYMVRGVLNGVGDATFSLINGITEVIGRFTVPIALTSIAAIGVWGIWWSVGIVWFLSGFTAYLRYLWVKNKKI; encoded by the coding sequence ATGAAAACAAATATGATTAACATGACGGAAGGAAGTCCTGTCCGCCTGCTGCTTACTTTTTCTGTTCCAATGCTTATTGGAAACATTTTTCAGCAGCTTTATAATCTTGCAGATTCAGTAATTGTAGGCCAGCTTATTGGAGCTCAGGCGCTCGCTGCAATTGGTGCCACAGGTTCCGTTACCTTTTTCTTTTTTGCGCTCTGTAACGGAATTGGAACCGGCGGTGGAATTATTACCTCACACTTTTTTGGCGAAGGAAATGATGGAAAGGTAAAAGTTTGTATTGTAAATACCGCTTTTATCATGGTAGTTGTTCCTTTAGTGATTGGTGCCTTAGCGTTTTTTACAACAAAGCCTCTGTTGGTTTTTCTGAAAACTCCGGAATCAATTCTTGATGAGGCTGCAGCTTATATGAAAATTATGTGTTGTGCCCTTCCTCTGATTTCCATTTATAACTTTGTTTCTTCTATGCTTCGAGCTCTTGGAGATTCAAAAACTCCGCTCTACTTTCTGATTTTCTCATGCATCCTCAACGTAATTCTCGACATTATTTTTGTTTACTTTTTGCATCAGGGAGTAGTGGGAGCTGGAATTGCAACTCTGATAGCAAATTTTGTCTGTGGACTTTTGTGCCTTGCATTTGCTTTCAAAACAAATCCGTACTTTAAACTTCATAAAAAAGATGTTCGCCTGGATGCAAATATTTTGTTGAAGTGTACAAGACTCGGTGTTCCAATTTCACTTCAGTTCTCTCTGATTGCAATTTCCTGCATGGCACTTCAGCGTGTTGTAAATAACTTTGGTTCGGTTGCAGTTGCAGCGTTTACCGCAACCAGCCGAATTGAGCAGTTAATTCATCAGCCGTATCAGACACTTGGTGCAGCTCTTTCAACTTTCAGTGGACAGAACTTTGGCGCTAAGAAGAAAGATCGTCTCATTCTTGGTTACAGAAAGAGCATGCTGATGATGACAATCTTTACACTTGTGATGATTCCAATCATTCAGATTTTTGGAAATGGAATTACAAGAGTTTTTGTAAAGGATGCAGAAGTAATTTCTATGGGTGCGCAGGCGCTTAGAATTTCCAGCTGGTTCTACATTTTCCTTGGACTGATTTATATGGTGCGCGGTGTTCTTAACGGAGTAGGTGATGCAACCTTCTCTCTGATTAACGGAATTACAGAGGTAATTGGACGATTTACAGTACCAATTGCTCTGACATCTATTGCGGCTATCGGCGTATGGGGAATCTGGTGGTCTGTGGGAATTGTGTGGTTCCTGAGTGGATTCACAGCTTATCTCAGATATTTGTGGGTAAAAAATAAAAAGATATAG
- a CDS encoding SUMF1/EgtB/PvdO family nonheme iron enzyme translates to MKCIKCGTMLPDEAHFCFNCGYPTSDVKVLRSCEECGNTLSTMDKFCSRCGVPVKVVKEGDGAAQTSEKPRVTLGKNPKMILIPGGQFVMGGGSHNSLVTLVSYYLSEVPVTQQQYANVMGKNPSKLQGENHPVESVNWCEAIIYCNMLSKLNGLMPCYSIGTTTDLSAFEATSPVWKRINCNFTANGYRLPTEAEWEYAARDGKTSTPSPYAGSTNINQVAWYGENSGITSHDVATKDPNGLKLYDMCGNVSEWCWDYYVPNLPTGAQTNPHGPSTGDMHVKRGGSWLDDPQQCTVFYRSGSAPNGKSSSLGFRVCCSALGDTM, encoded by the coding sequence ATGAAATGTATTAAATGTGGCACTATGCTTCCAGATGAAGCTCATTTTTGTTTTAATTGTGGATATCCTACAAGCGATGTAAAGGTTTTACGCTCCTGTGAAGAATGCGGAAACACCCTCAGCACAATGGACAAATTCTGTTCGCGCTGTGGCGTTCCTGTAAAAGTTGTAAAAGAAGGTGATGGAGCAGCACAAACCTCAGAAAAGCCACGTGTAACTTTAGGAAAAAATCCAAAGATGATTTTGATTCCTGGAGGCCAGTTTGTAATGGGAGGAGGTTCTCACAACAGCCTCGTTACTCTTGTAAGTTATTATTTAAGTGAAGTACCAGTAACTCAGCAGCAGTATGCTAATGTAATGGGTAAGAACCCTTCAAAACTTCAGGGTGAAAATCATCCGGTTGAAAGCGTAAACTGGTGTGAAGCAATCATCTATTGTAATATGCTCAGCAAACTTAATGGTCTTATGCCATGCTACAGTATTGGAACAACAACTGATTTAAGCGCTTTTGAAGCAACAAGCCCGGTATGGAAACGAATCAACTGTAACTTTACAGCAAACGGATACCGACTTCCAACCGAAGCTGAATGGGAATATGCTGCCAGAGATGGAAAAACCTCTACCCCAAGTCCTTATGCAGGAAGCACAAATATAAATCAGGTTGCCTGGTACGGTGAAAACAGTGGAATTACAAGTCACGATGTTGCTACAAAAGATCCTAACGGATTAAAACTCTATGATATGTGCGGAAACGTTTCTGAATGGTGCTGGGATTATTATGTACCAAATCTGCCTACAGGCGCACAAACTAATCCACATGGTCCAAGTACAGGTGATATGCATGTAAAACGAGGAGGAAGCTGGCTTGATGACCCTCAGCAGTGTACAGTTTTCTATCGTAGTGGAAGTGCACCAAACGGAAAGAGCAGCAGCCTTGGATTCCGCGTTTGCTGCAGTGCCCTCGGCGATACAATGTAA
- a CDS encoding STAS domain-containing protein, with protein MTITENKSSNSLELVISGRLDTGTAPELEAKLKQIDKDTQTLYLNLQNIQYISSAGLRVVLLAHKLMLPTGGKMIIRSPSAFTKQVLEATGMDSILTVE; from the coding sequence ATGACAATTACAGAAAATAAATCATCAAATTCTCTCGAACTCGTAATCAGCGGTCGCCTTGATACAGGTACAGCCCCAGAGCTTGAAGCAAAGCTTAAACAGATTGATAAAGATACTCAGACCTTGTATCTGAATCTTCAGAATATTCAGTATATTTCCAGTGCAGGACTTCGTGTTGTTCTTCTGGCACACAAACTTATGCTTCCAACTGGCGGAAAGATGATTATCCGTTCACCTTCTGCATTCACAAAACAGGTACTCGAAGCAACTGGAATGGACAGTATTCTTACTGTCGAATAA
- a CDS encoding PP2C family protein-serine/threonine phosphatase, which yields MKKKFRISVLGLELIFGAVIFGAFMCLVNSYNGYREFKRELEIIYGTVTEQFAQTAATYIDGSKLEYWLNDGPDAEWEETNQRLIDITEASELVYVYVTTVAPDFKSRTYVFDTVNSKELNSKIIELGYVQSLEKKDEFYISKLRSVIEQGNNYSMFSYKKGGGHVTSAVPLFDSAGKPCAIVSVVKPMHEIKAYKKRFLQSIIIWALVLTALFIALYALFLYLGIIRPILFVTYETSHLAEHHGELTGLLEKIHGHNEISILAKSVKKMSKDLNQFIEDLTVATAEKERLGAELNVAKQIQAEMLPRVFPPYDNHKELELFASMEPAKEVGGDFYDFYMIDDDHFAVVVGDVSGKGVPAALFMVITKTLLKDTAAHEFNPAKIFEHVNTILCEGNESGLFVTCWMGILTLSTGELKFANAGHNAPLIMQNGEIKYLTTKPNLMLAGMDGISYTTHSTTLAKGDRLFIYTDGVTEATNAENELYGENRLLEVMKSAGNKTPREVLEFVRSDIDAFVKTAPQFDDITMLGLLFQGVE from the coding sequence ATGAAAAAAAAGTTTCGCATTTCTGTACTTGGCCTTGAACTGATTTTTGGCGCGGTAATTTTTGGTGCCTTTATGTGTCTCGTAAACAGTTACAATGGTTACAGGGAATTTAAGCGGGAACTGGAAATTATCTACGGAACTGTAACAGAACAATTTGCTCAGACAGCTGCAACTTACATAGATGGCAGCAAACTTGAATATTGGCTTAATGACGGTCCAGATGCTGAATGGGAAGAGACTAATCAGCGTCTGATTGATATTACAGAAGCCTCAGAACTTGTATATGTTTATGTTACGACTGTTGCTCCAGATTTTAAATCACGGACTTATGTTTTTGATACTGTAAACAGCAAGGAATTGAACAGTAAAATAATTGAACTCGGTTATGTTCAGTCTCTTGAAAAGAAAGACGAGTTTTATATAAGCAAGTTGCGAAGTGTAATTGAACAGGGTAATAATTACAGCATGTTCTCTTACAAAAAAGGAGGCGGCCATGTTACTAGTGCTGTTCCTCTTTTTGATTCTGCAGGAAAACCGTGTGCGATTGTCAGTGTCGTAAAGCCGATGCATGAAATCAAAGCGTACAAAAAGCGTTTTCTTCAATCTATCATAATCTGGGCGCTGGTTCTTACTGCTCTCTTTATTGCTCTTTATGCACTTTTCCTTTATCTGGGAATTATCCGTCCAATTCTTTTTGTAACATACGAAACCAGTCATTTAGCAGAACATCACGGTGAATTAACGGGACTTCTGGAAAAAATCCACGGTCATAATGAAATCAGTATTCTTGCAAAATCTGTAAAAAAGATGAGTAAGGATTTGAATCAGTTTATTGAAGACCTTACTGTTGCAACTGCAGAAAAGGAACGCCTTGGAGCTGAACTGAATGTTGCTAAGCAGATTCAGGCCGAAATGCTTCCTCGTGTGTTCCCGCCTTATGATAATCACAAAGAACTTGAGCTTTTTGCTTCTATGGAGCCTGCTAAGGAAGTTGGCGGTGATTTTTATGATTTCTATATGATTGATGATGACCATTTTGCGGTTGTTGTTGGTGATGTTAGTGGTAAAGGTGTTCCTGCGGCTCTGTTTATGGTTATTACAAAAACGCTTCTGAAGGATACTGCGGCGCACGAGTTTAATCCTGCCAAAATCTTTGAACATGTGAATACAATTTTATGTGAAGGAAATGAGAGCGGATTGTTTGTTACCTGCTGGATGGGTATTCTGACTCTTTCAACTGGTGAACTCAAGTTCGCAAATGCAGGCCATAATGCACCTCTAATCATGCAGAATGGAGAAATAAAATATCTTACAACTAAACCTAATTTAATGCTTGCCGGGATGGATGGTATTTCTTATACAACGCACTCTACAACTCTTGCAAAAGGTGACCGGCTCTTTATTTACACTGACGGTGTTACCGAGGCAACTAATGCAGAAAATGAGCTTTATGGAGAAAACCGTCTGCTTGAAGTTATGAAATCTGCTGGAAATAAAACTCCTCGAGAGGTGCTTGAATTTGTTCGCAGTGATATTGATGCTTTTGTAAAAACTGCACCTCAATTTGATGATATTACAATGCTTGGACTTTTATTTCAGGGGGTGGAATGA
- a CDS encoding ATP-binding protein, whose translation MKQITIKAADESMQAVNDFIHSQIPSDCDEMILNQIDLAVEEIFVNIAHYSGAEEAEICCDFAVNEAGTGILKVVFCDGGKPFNPLARPDPDLTLSADEREIGGLGIFLTKKFMDSVEYEFIDGKNKLTIKKCIIRQ comes from the coding sequence ATGAAGCAAATTACAATAAAAGCCGCAGATGAGAGTATGCAGGCTGTAAATGATTTTATTCATTCTCAAATTCCTTCTGATTGTGATGAAATGATTCTGAATCAAATTGATTTAGCGGTGGAAGAGATTTTTGTAAATATTGCACATTATTCAGGGGCTGAAGAAGCTGAAATCTGTTGTGATTTTGCCGTAAATGAGGCTGGAACTGGCATTCTTAAAGTTGTTTTTTGTGATGGTGGAAAGCCGTTTAATCCGCTTGCCCGGCCAGACCCGGATCTGACATTAAGTGCAGATGAAAGGGAAATTGGCGGGCTTGGTATTTTCCTTACAAAGAAATTTATGGATTCGGTTGAATACGAATTTATTGACGGGAAAAATAAATTAACAATAAAAAAATGTATTATTCGACAGTAA
- a CDS encoding DMT family transporter gives MKPESNTSKGIFFIICSAFFFALMAVFVKLAGDIHFIQKAFFRNAVAFFIALGGTIRDARHNGRAAIQIPKGAMLYLFLRAIAGSVGVFGNFYAIDHILLADAAILNKMAPFFTILFCFIILKEKIKTVPLICIIIAFSGSILIVKPSFNFTQMIPTLAAFMGGVGAGLAYASIRKLSYLNCNGKIIILFFSAFSMLLSVPYLITSFNPMTLKQTLLLCCAGGCAAGGQFSVTAAYYHAPASKISIYDYSQVLFSTLFGLVFFGQIPDWMSLAGYIIIISMAVVNYIYTHRHIETKTSDKEVSLV, from the coding sequence ATGAAGCCCGAGTCAAACACCTCTAAGGGTATTTTTTTCATAATCTGCTCTGCATTTTTCTTTGCACTGATGGCAGTTTTCGTAAAGCTTGCCGGTGACATACATTTTATACAGAAAGCCTTTTTCAGAAACGCAGTTGCCTTTTTTATTGCCCTTGGCGGAACTATTCGCGATGCACGTCATAACGGGAGGGCAGCCATTCAGATTCCTAAGGGTGCAATGCTTTATCTTTTTCTACGCGCCATTGCAGGCTCTGTTGGTGTATTCGGAAACTTCTACGCTATAGACCACATTCTTTTAGCAGATGCGGCCATTCTCAATAAAATGGCTCCGTTCTTCACAATTCTTTTCTGCTTTATAATATTAAAGGAAAAGATTAAAACTGTTCCGCTGATTTGTATCATCATTGCTTTTTCAGGATCAATTCTTATTGTAAAACCATCCTTTAATTTTACGCAAATGATTCCAACACTTGCAGCATTTATGGGTGGCGTTGGAGCCGGTCTTGCGTATGCGAGTATCCGAAAGTTGAGTTACTTAAACTGCAATGGCAAAATCATCATTCTGTTTTTCTCTGCTTTTTCAATGCTGCTATCAGTACCGTATTTAATTACAAGTTTTAATCCTATGACCCTAAAGCAGACTCTATTACTCTGCTGTGCAGGTGGCTGCGCTGCCGGCGGACAGTTCTCGGTAACTGCAGCATACTATCACGCACCTGCCAGCAAAATCTCAATTTATGATTATTCACAGGTTTTATTTTCTACCCTGTTTGGTCTGGTGTTCTTCGGTCAGATACCAGACTGGATGAGTCTTGCAGGCTATATAATTATCATCTCCATGGCAGTTGTGAATTATATTTACACTCACAGACATATTGAGACAAAGACATCGGATAAAGAAGTTAGTTTAGTTTAA
- a CDS encoding lysophospholipid acyltransferase family protein encodes MNKKRGISILFKAISSNFFKIVVYYPKMVYMAFHPSKYTEDEMYAYCLKMITFAIEESRLKVVPYGLENIPEKDGFYICSNHQEKFDPLAIWYTFPRKVGVILDDSVTHRPFIREVCRLIKSQRLLKRNTHSVVKAYSEITKDLKAGLNYMVFPEGGYEKQDGKLGEFMAGSFKSPQRAHCPILPVAIVDSFKIFDKGFKTTNPIQVHYLKTIAPEEYDGMSTTEIAELVKKRIQEHLNIYQK; translated from the coding sequence ATGAATAAAAAACGTGGCATTTCAATATTGTTTAAGGCAATTTCAAGTAATTTTTTCAAAATCGTAGTCTACTATCCGAAAATGGTGTATATGGCGTTTCATCCGAGTAAATATACGGAAGATGAAATGTATGCCTATTGTTTAAAGATGATCACGTTTGCCATTGAAGAGTCCAGACTTAAGGTTGTGCCATACGGGCTTGAAAATATTCCGGAAAAAGACGGTTTTTATATCTGTTCAAATCATCAGGAAAAATTTGATCCACTTGCAATCTGGTATACATTTCCAAGGAAGGTCGGGGTTATTCTGGATGATAGCGTTACTCACCGGCCTTTTATTCGTGAGGTTTGCAGGCTTATAAAATCGCAGAGACTTTTAAAACGAAATACTCATTCTGTTGTAAAGGCTTACAGCGAAATTACAAAGGACCTGAAAGCGGGCTTAAACTACATGGTTTTTCCTGAGGGCGGCTATGAGAAACAGGATGGAAAGCTTGGCGAATTTATGGCAGGCAGTTTTAAAAGTCCTCAGAGAGCTCACTGTCCAATCCTTCCTGTTGCTATTGTTGATTCTTTCAAGATTTTTGATAAAGGCTTTAAAACAACTAATCCTATTCAGGTTCACTATCTTAAAACAATTGCCCCGGAAGAATATGACGGAATGTCTACTACTGAAATTGCTGAGCTTGTAAAAAAACGTATTCAGGAACATCTTAATATCTATCAAAAATAA